A single window of Aspergillus flavus chromosome 4, complete sequence DNA harbors:
- a CDS encoding uncharacterized protein (expressed protein), with the protein MLLAYIFCDSQHLPLHCSSHLIEIQYMPHLQDMSDNSAVSFYKPDMRPVKDPGADDSPDKPRVCLFCNHEVPNLIDHLLACMWRIWPLQSHDALYFKHLKFMKPYIALNEASYKCPRCSLIVRGRGQLICHVAHACKLPYTLLYDHCIDIWDPETNRLWEPSGPSPFLRLPLGEWPCYTRYLEHGKPIHESYY; encoded by the coding sequence ATGTTACTTGCCTATATATTCTGCGATAGTCAGCATCTTCCTCTGCATTGCAGTTCTCATCTCATAGAAATACAGTATATGCCGCATCTTCAAGATATGTCCGATAACAGCGCGGTTTCCTTCTATAAGCCAGACATGAGACCAGTAAAGGATCCAGGGGCAGATGATAGCCCAGACAAGCCACGGGTTTGTCTATTCTGCAACCATGAAGTACCCAACCTTATAGATCATTTGCTGGCGTGCATGTGGAGAATATGGCCCCTGCAGTCCCATGATGCCTTGTATTTTAAACACCTAAAATTCATGAAACCTTACATTGCCTTGAACGAAGCGTCATACAAATGCCCACGGTGCTCGTTGATCGTACGAGGCCGAGGTCAATTGATATGCCACGTTGCTCATGCATGTAAATTGCCCTACACGCTATTATATGACCATTGTATAGATATTTGGGACCCTGAAACAAACAGGCTCTGGGAGCCTTCCGGTCCATCcccctttcttcgtcttcctctgggTGAGTGGCCCTGTTACACTCGGTATCTTGAACATGGAAAGCCGATACATGAAAGTTATTACTAA